Proteins from one Takifugu flavidus isolate HTHZ2018 unplaced genomic scaffold, ASM371156v2 ctg178, whole genome shotgun sequence genomic window:
- the lipeb gene encoding LOW QUALITY PROTEIN: hormone-sensitive lipase (The sequence of the model RefSeq protein was modified relative to this genomic sequence to represent the inferred CDS: deleted 1 base in 1 codon), translated as MSTNKVVPKISQIPVNVVYRVLHYFNKGAAPQKQGAPRLASGLTRVGGPSHFGQGAGPRVFPGRQVWERGQKRPVNRAPKMASGRKSFANSRLEKNGNGRRSSKFREGPVVMDTKAVFAALYSVCEENAAFFSGGVKSSQGDAARRLVDVMNVIQEHARCLEPVICGFAAVFHHYDFDPHIPANGYRSLVKVVRCCLLHIIQKGRYIAANRRSIFFRVAHNAAEMEAYSNALCQLRALLYLAQRMLHDNSHGDLFFQDESGLSESFVREYSTMHKGCFYGRCLGFQFTPAIRPCLQTLAIGLVAFGENYKRHQSGIGVAASSFFTSGKYAIDPELRGTEFERLTQNLDVHFWKTFWNITETEVLSSLASMTSTHVKVNRALSVPPVAFDLPLTGNHRGSVTIAPPSAHIGTAPVLMRLISYDLREGQDSETLLSLCRAEGGAISLSLGLKTKRLPSSPCLLIHFHGGGFVAQTSRSHEPYLKSWSQDLDVPILSVDYSLAPEAPFPRALEECFYAYCWALRNHHLLGWTGEKVCLAGDSAGGNLCVTTSMRAAAYGVRMPDGIVAAYPATLLTAYASPSRLLTLMDPLLPLSVLSRCLSAYAGTQPQTETQVEKVSALSLVKRDTALLLRDFRQGASNWIHSFLDSNRASAPSSTAAETTPAATESVRKSISEASISSPHADPPVPPEVSSRKLSVKSQTCQDLGSYNICASHKSQRLSENSHEDVAVFSKNPETPTSIDISAVAIAAPAKGDGAELESSREFPLGFQPLRTEQLTEMRVERSPVVKDPFCSPLLAPDSLLRGLPPVHIVACALDPMLDDSVMFAKRLRSINQPVTLCVVDDLPHGFLSLSQLCRETREAANICVERIRTVFTQTDTPPEPRKHRKLERTDRPTAPSHGDAGSLTVHPFEEVERAAQKGSQIAEGELLVAVAAQNNSESRQI; from the exons ATGTCAACTAATAAAGTTGTTCCTAAAATATCTCAGATTCCGGTTAACGTTGTCTACAGAGTACTTCACTATTTTAACAAAGGGGCGGCACCTCAGAAGCAGGGAGCGCCCCGATTGGCTAGTGGATTGACGCGGGTGGGCGGGCCCTCCCATTTtgggcagggggcggggccgcgCGTATTCCCAGGCAGGCAGGTatgggagagaggacagaagcgGCCGGTAAACAGGGCACCGAAGATGGCGTCGGGCAGGAAAAGCTTCGCAAATAGCAGATTAGAGAAGAATGGGAATGGCCGGCGGTCTTCGAAATTCCGAGAGGGACCAGTGG TGATGGACACCAAGGCAGTGTTTGCCGCTCTCTACAGCGTGTGTGAGGAAAATGCCGCCTTCTTCTCTGGAGGAGTCAAGAGCTCCCAGGGCGACGCAGCACGTCGGCTGGTGGACGTGATGAACGTGATCCAGGAGCACGCTCGCTGTTTGGAGCCGGTCATCTGTGGCTTCGCCGCCGTCTTCCATCATTACGACTTTGATCCGCACATCCCCGCCAATGGCTACCGCTCGTTAGTCAAG GTGGTGCGCTGCTGCCTGCTACACATCATCCAGAAAGGACGCTACATCGCTGCAAACCGGCGCAGCATCTTTTTCCGAGTGGCGCACAATGCTGCGGAGATGGAGGCGTACTCCAACGCCCTCTGCCAGCTGCGCGCCCTGCTGTACCTGGCTCAGCGCATGCTGCACGACAACAGCCACGGCGACCTGTTTTTCCAGGATGAGAGTGGCCTCAGTGAAAGTTTTGTGCGTGAATATTCCACCATGCACAAAGGCTGCTTCTATGGCCGCTGCCTTGGCTTTCAG TTTACTCCAGCCATTCGTCCCTGTCTCCAGACTCTTGCTATCGGTCTTGTGGCTTTTGGAGAAAACTACAAACGCCATCAGTCAGGAATAG gtgTTGCGGCCAGCTCTTTCTTCACTTCAGGGAAGTATGCCATTGACCCAGAATTGAGAGGGACAGAATTCGAACGCCTCACCCAAAACCTGGATGTCCATTTCTGGAAGACGTTCTGGAACATCACAGAGACCGAAGTCTTGTCA AGCCTTGCCAGTATGACGTCCACCCACGTTAAGGTGAACCGGGCTCTTTCTGTGCCCCCGGTGGCCTTTGACCTGCCCCTGACAGGCAACCACAGAGGATCTGTAACTATAGCCCCGCCCTCAGCTCACATTGGCACCGCCCCCGTTCTGATGAGGCTCATCTCATATGACTTGCGTGAAGGACAG GACAGCGAGACTCTGCTGTCCCTCTGCCGTGCCGAGGGGGGGGCCATCTCTTTGTCACTGGGGCTCAAGACCAAGCGGCTCCCTTCGTCTCCCTGCCTTCTCATCCACTTTCACGGAGGAGGGTTTGTGGCCCAAACCTCCAGGTCCCACGAG CCGTACTTGAAGAGCTGGTCCCAGGATCTGGACGTCCCCATCCTGTCTGTGGACTACTCTCTGGCCCCCGAGGCCCCCTTCCCACGGGCGCTGGAGGAGTGTTTTTATGCCTACTGCTGGGCTCTGAGGAACCACCACCTGCTGG GTTGGACGGGAGAGAAAGTGTGTCTGGCTGGTGACAGCGCCGGGGGCAACTTGTGCGTGACAACATCGATGCGTGCAGCTGCCTACGGCGTGCGAATGCCAGATGGCATCGTGGCAGCCTACCCAGCTACCCTGCTGACCGCCTACGCCTCGCCATCCCGTCTGCTAACACTTATGGATCCCCTGCTGCCTCTCAGTGTGCTCTCCAGGTGTCTCAGTGCCtacgcag GCACACAGCCGCAGACAGAGACGCAGGTAGAGAAGGTCAGCGCTCTGAGCCTGGTGAAGAGGGACACGGCGCTGCTGCTCAGGGACTTCAGACAGGGCGCCTCCAACTGGATCCACTCCTTCCTGGACTCCAACAGAGCCTCAGCACCCAGCAGCACCGCTGCAGAGACCACGCCCGCggccactg AATCGGTGAGGAAGAGCATCTCAGAagcctccatctcttctcctcATGCcgacccccccgtccccccagaggtcagcagcaggaagttgtCAGTGAAGAGTCAGACCTGTCAGGACTTGGGATCCTACAACATTTGTGCTTCCCACAAATCCCAGCGTCTCTCTGAGAACTCG CATGAAGATGTTGCCGTCTTCTCCAAGAATCCAGAGACGCCCACGTCCATCGACATATCTGCGGTGGCCATAGCAGCCCCCGCCAAGGGTGATGGCGCAGAGCTGGAGTCCTCCCGGGAGTTCCCCCTCGGCTTCCAACCTCTGCGCACCGAACAGCTGACTGAGATGAGGGTGGAGCGCTCTCCGGTGGTCAAGGACCCCTtctgttctcctctgctggCTCCTGATAGCTTGCTGAGAGGGCTGCCACCTGTACACATAGTG GCTTGTGCTTTGGACCCCATGCTGGACGACTCGGTGATGTTCGCCAAGCGCTTGAGGAGCATAAACCAGCCTGTCACACTGTGCGTGGTGGACGACCTCCCCCACGGTTTCCTCAGCCTGTCGCAGCTCTGCAGGGAGACCAGGGAGGCTGCCAACATCTGTGTGGAGAGAATCCGGACGGTGTTTACCCAGACCGACACGCCCCCGGAGCCACGCAAACACCGCAAGTTGGAGCGCACGGATAGGCCAACGGCCCCCTCACACGGGGACGCTGGTTCTCTCACTGTTCACCCCTTCGAGGAAGTGGAGCGAGCAGCCCAGAAAGGAAGCCAGATTGCTGAGGGAGAGCTCCTGGTTGCCGTGGCAGCC CAGAATAACAGTGAAAGTCGGCAGATTTAG